One Spirochaetota bacterium genomic window carries:
- a CDS encoding helix-turn-helix transcriptional regulator, with amino-acid sequence MDMISPMLTMAIPFFAVLFLLIIQSLYRAELYEYSWIIHGGVLILSGSVFVLNYFVLNFFLNPAYCLAVIVLFIPYAIYMTLRINRARPDRFKLVAILALVSLLSAGGILEVILYLSGSRYSFLTVTYVSPFVILGFAVLGSREYQRRMIGLKVLYDQLQVREPKADQARRRVVTDSTGEKLKSILSFINENYRSDISREGLAAAVGMNPNYFSSQFKEFTGKKINDYINELRIREAMELLKQGHVKIIDVALATGFDSLSTFNRAFKSCSGKTPTEYRAELTMG; translated from the coding sequence ATGGATATGATCTCGCCGATGCTGACGATGGCGATCCCGTTTTTTGCCGTCCTGTTCCTGCTAATCATACAGTCCCTGTACCGCGCTGAGCTGTATGAATATTCCTGGATCATCCACGGGGGAGTGCTGATACTGTCCGGTTCGGTCTTTGTGCTGAATTATTTCGTTCTCAATTTTTTTCTGAACCCGGCCTATTGCCTGGCCGTTATCGTCCTTTTCATTCCCTATGCCATCTACATGACCCTGAGGATCAACAGGGCGCGGCCCGACCGGTTCAAGCTCGTCGCGATACTGGCGCTGGTGTCGCTCCTCTCCGCCGGGGGAATCCTTGAGGTGATATTATACCTCTCCGGGAGCAGGTATTCCTTCCTGACCGTGACCTATGTCTCGCCCTTCGTGATACTGGGCTTCGCGGTCCTGGGCTCCAGGGAATACCAGAGGAGGATGATCGGCCTCAAGGTCCTCTACGATCAGCTCCAGGTCCGGGAGCCGAAGGCCGATCAGGCCAGGCGGAGGGTCGTGACCGATTCCACCGGGGAAAAATTAAAGAGCATCCTTTCGTTCATCAACGAGAATTACCGGTCAGATATTTCCCGCGAGGGCCTGGCCGCGGCCGTCGGCATGAACCCCAACTATTTCAGCAGCCAGTTCAAGGAGTTCACCGGGAAAAAGATCAATGACTACATCAACGAGCTCAGGATCCGCGAGGCGATGGAGCTTTTAAAGCAGGGCCATGTAAAGATCATCGATGTCGCCCTGGCAACGGGCTTTGACAGCCTCTCGACCTTTAACCGGGCCTTCAAGAGCTGCAGCGGCAAGACACCCACCGAGTACCGGGCGGAATTGACCATGGGCTAA
- a CDS encoding GNAT family N-acetyltransferase: MDRRRGDYFQMWKERYPEKFEAEETIFSHVHRGDRLFISTACGEPQYLVHSLVKYAESHPKAIVDAELMQVWTLGVAPYSDQKFGANFRHNSFFVGDNTRDSVNTGLADYTPIFLSRIPQLFRNKMIPIDVALIQTSLPDQNGYVSLGISVDICMDAIENAKLVIAQMNPRMPRVHGDTFISIKDVGFIVMQDEPLLEYNPEVPDEIARTIGRYVASIVNDGDTIQVGYGSMPSAIMSSLVEKNNLGVHSELFTHPMMDLLKRGVVDNSRKTTDRGKTMAAFCMGVKETYEYIDDNPFIEFKRISYTNNPLVIAQNVNMTAINAALQIDLTGQATAESIGNQFFSGIGGSADFMRGAILSPGGKTILVLQSTARGGEVSRIVPFLDPGTGVTLNRGDINYVVTEYGIAYIHGKNIRERAMDLIAIAHPKFRPWLIDEAKKQNLIYKDQAFIPGKRGEYPEHLATFRTTRSGTALKMRPVNINDETIIKDLFYSLSDQSFQRRFMSSRLDMPHERRQEFVVIDYTRELVILAFVEEGGKDIAAGMGQMIKDEKSHTAEVAFAVRDDMHNRGIGSELLGYLILLAKREGLLGFTAEVLAENRPMLHVFEKMFPDIEKKLDDGVFELVLRFSDSE, translated from the coding sequence ATGGACAGACGGCGAGGCGATTACTTCCAGATGTGGAAGGAGCGGTATCCGGAGAAATTCGAAGCCGAGGAAACGATCTTTTCCCATGTCCACCGGGGGGACCGGCTGTTCATCAGCACGGCCTGCGGAGAGCCGCAGTACCTGGTGCATTCCCTGGTCAAGTATGCCGAGTCGCACCCCAAGGCTATCGTCGACGCGGAGCTCATGCAGGTATGGACCCTCGGCGTCGCGCCCTATTCGGACCAGAAGTTCGGGGCCAATTTCAGGCACAATTCCTTTTTCGTGGGCGATAACACCCGCGACTCCGTCAACACGGGACTGGCTGATTACACCCCGATTTTCCTTTCGCGGATCCCCCAGCTCTTCCGCAACAAGATGATCCCCATCGACGTGGCCCTTATCCAGACCTCGCTCCCGGACCAGAACGGGTACGTGAGCCTGGGCATCAGCGTCGATATCTGCATGGACGCCATCGAGAACGCCAAGCTGGTCATAGCCCAGATGAATCCTCGCATGCCCCGTGTTCACGGCGATACCTTCATCAGCATCAAGGATGTCGGCTTCATCGTGATGCAGGATGAGCCGCTGCTGGAGTACAATCCGGAGGTGCCCGACGAGATCGCCCGCACCATTGGCCGCTACGTCGCCAGCATCGTCAATGACGGCGATACGATCCAGGTGGGATACGGGAGCATGCCCAGCGCCATCATGTCCAGCCTTGTGGAAAAAAACAACCTGGGCGTCCACAGCGAGCTTTTCACCCATCCCATGATGGACCTTCTTAAGAGAGGAGTGGTGGACAATTCGAGAAAGACCACCGACCGCGGCAAGACCATGGCGGCCTTCTGCATGGGCGTGAAGGAAACCTACGAATACATCGACGACAACCCGTTCATCGAGTTCAAGCGGATCAGCTACACCAACAATCCCCTGGTGATAGCGCAGAACGTCAACATGACGGCCATCAACGCGGCCCTCCAGATCGACCTCACGGGGCAGGCCACGGCGGAGTCCATCGGAAACCAGTTCTTCAGCGGTATCGGCGGGAGCGCCGATTTCATGCGCGGCGCGATCCTGTCGCCGGGCGGGAAGACCATCCTGGTGCTCCAGTCCACGGCGCGGGGCGGCGAGGTCTCGCGCATCGTCCCCTTCCTCGATCCGGGCACCGGCGTGACCCTGAACCGCGGCGACATCAATTACGTGGTAACCGAGTACGGCATCGCCTACATCCACGGCAAGAACATCCGCGAGCGGGCCATGGACCTCATCGCCATCGCCCACCCGAAGTTCAGGCCCTGGCTGATCGACGAGGCGAAGAAGCAGAACCTCATTTACAAGGACCAGGCCTTTATCCCGGGCAAGCGCGGGGAATACCCGGAGCACCTTGCCACGTTCCGGACGACCAGGTCAGGCACGGCGCTGAAGATGCGGCCCGTGAACATCAACGACGAGACCATCATCAAGGACCTGTTCTATTCCCTTTCGGACCAGAGTTTCCAGCGTCGGTTCATGTCGTCGCGCCTTGACATGCCCCACGAGCGGCGGCAGGAATTCGTGGTGATCGATTACACCAGGGAGCTGGTCATCCTGGCCTTCGTCGAGGAGGGCGGCAAGGACATCGCCGCCGGCATGGGCCAGATGATCAAGGACGAGAAGAGCCACACCGCGGAGGTGGCCTTCGCCGTCCGCGACGACATGCACAACCGCGGGATCGGGTCGGAGCTCCTGGGGTACCTGATACTCCTGGCGAAGCGCGAGGGTCTCCTCGGGTTCACGGCGGAGGTGCTGGCGGAGAACCGTCCCATGCTCCACGTGTTCGAGAAAATGTTCCCCGATATCGAAAAGAAGCTGGATGACGGCGTTTTCGAGCTGGTGCTGCGCTTCAGCGACTCGGAGTAG
- the panB gene encoding 3-methyl-2-oxobutanoate hydroxymethyltransferase, whose protein sequence is MGFTINDFKKYKEAGTPISMITCYDFPFAKIIDQTDIDVVLVGDSLGNVIAGYQNTIAVTLDQIIYHTEIVRRGVPSKFLIADMPFMSYHISVEDTLRNAGRVMKETGANAIKLEGGRDFAATVTALVKASIPVMGHLGLTPQSVHKLGGYSVQGKDEDARKTIIEDARILVDCGVCSMVLEKVPEELAKEISEMIPVPTIGIGAGRYCDGQVLVLHDMLGMDESFRPKFLKTYASLFDISKKAIQEYHDEVRGKKFPEEKHAYH, encoded by the coding sequence ATGGGATTCACCATCAACGATTTTAAAAAATACAAGGAAGCAGGCACGCCCATATCGATGATCACCTGTTATGATTTTCCCTTCGCGAAGATCATCGATCAGACCGATATCGACGTGGTCCTGGTGGGCGATTCCCTGGGAAATGTCATCGCCGGTTACCAGAACACCATCGCCGTCACCCTTGACCAGATCATCTATCACACGGAGATCGTGCGCCGCGGGGTGCCCTCCAAGTTTCTCATCGCTGACATGCCCTTCATGAGCTATCATATTTCCGTGGAAGATACCCTGCGGAACGCCGGCAGGGTCATGAAGGAGACCGGCGCGAACGCCATCAAGCTCGAAGGGGGCAGGGATTTCGCCGCGACCGTTACGGCCCTTGTGAAGGCGTCAATCCCGGTGATGGGCCACCTGGGCCTGACCCCCCAGTCGGTGCACAAGCTCGGCGGATACTCGGTGCAGGGAAAGGATGAAGACGCGCGGAAGACCATCATCGAGGACGCCCGGATCCTGGTGGATTGCGGCGTTTGCTCCATGGTTTTAGAAAAGGTCCCGGAGGAGCTGGCAAAGGAGATATCGGAGATGATACCGGTGCCGACCATCGGCATAGGCGCCGGCCGCTACTGCGACGGCCAGGTCCTGGTGCTTCACGACATGCTCGGCATGGACGAGTCTTTTAGGCCGAAATTCCTGAAAACCTACGCTTCCCTCTTTGATATATCCAAAAAAGCCATCCAGGAATACCATGACGAGGTGAGAGGGAAAAAATTCCCTGAAGAAAAGCACGCCTATCATTGA
- a CDS encoding AsnC family transcriptional regulator: protein MKKNEQDPAKKEIDSIDSRIITLLQKDGRLSNIDIAKKLDISEATVRSRIKRLIDSRLIQIVAVCDPYLLGFEMTGDLYIHIEMKKLDSVLNELKKMKELWYIIMTSGESNINAEFIVKTREELSDLVYNRISKIDGVIRIETSLIMKYIKRDYGYGTAYD from the coding sequence ATGAAAAAAAACGAACAGGACCCTGCAAAAAAAGAGATCGATAGCATCGATTCGCGGATCATCACCCTTCTCCAGAAAGACGGGAGGCTGTCAAATATCGATATCGCCAAGAAGCTGGATATTTCCGAGGCAACGGTGCGCTCCCGCATCAAGCGACTGATAGACAGCAGGCTCATCCAAATCGTGGCGGTCTGCGATCCGTACCTCCTGGGCTTCGAGATGACCGGCGACCTCTATATCCATATCGAGATGAAGAAGCTGGATTCCGTCCTCAATGAGCTGAAGAAAATGAAAGAGCTCTGGTATATCATCATGACCAGCGGCGAATCGAACATCAACGCGGAGTTTATCGTAAAGACCAGGGAGGAGCTGAGCGACCTGGTGTACAACCGGATCAGCAAGATCGACGGCGTCATCCGGATAGAAACCTCGCTGATTATGAAGTACATCAAGCGGGATTACGGCTATGGAACGGCGTACGATTGA
- a CDS encoding AAA family ATPase, protein MACVRGLCRGSEQNNDSGPITIGENDLESGSEQSESQAPITIGEKKTTLEPITIGPEALKPGSEQALESSPITIEHKTDPSRPITIGPTPPVPGSEQPKKQSAESERRLATVMFADISGFTAMSEKMDPEQVTGIMNGVFREMEDVIKAHGGTIDKFIGDCVMVLFGVPRALENAPLMAVNTAIEMRNTLYRFNKVNNLAIPLDIHIGMNTGPVIAGQVGGKDRTDFTVMGDTVNLASRIEGASEKGQILMGPETYRATRDDFEYRALPPVSLKGKSEPVPTFELLSVMEKTRHTRGGQRPAQTRGSEQKSKTGPDRMIYSELVGRDEEMNDLRFQVMKLIKGEGGIVTIVGEAGIGKSRLMAELKADPAMKQVTLLEGRAVSMGRSLSFHPIIDLLKSWAGIAEDDGETVQFTKLEKAIRSIHPDEAEEIIPFAGTLMGMKLSGKHAERVKGIEGEAMEKLIFKNIRELLIKGSTLRPMVVYIEDFHWADTSSIELLSALFKLVDNYRILYILVFRPNYVDTSDRILTTLASDFPDRYMPIVIEPLTELETRALIGNLMNIRGLPRQIEEQIKERAGGNPFFVEEVVRSFIDEGAVIRKGDTFEVTARIHNVTVPLTINEVLMGRIDRLDEETKILVKTASVIGRNFFHKIITEVAQNVSDIDRRLSYLEDIQLIRKRKRLDEIEYLFKHALAQEAAYESILIQKRKELHLYVAHAIESVFTERLHEFYGMLAYHYSNGDNPDKAEEYMLKAGEEAMKASASSEALGYYSRALELYRNKYKNKSDPEKIAMIEKNIALAYFYRSDWNESLKYFRPALEFYWGKFPRSRFGSATKTVNCIAHHLISLYMPLVKWKRVPSEHDVDNIRLFHKMLYAVMLTQPWQFFINTYYFWKYFSQFNFRLFEFGVGILATNSVLFSYTGISFSVSKMSLKLAEKNINPDNTISILYYTLSSTIFNVLSGNWIDLPATDDLVKNGNDIGEYINTASLLFFESLLNAERGNFSCCDSKITKLEEIYLQYSLNSAKDDLFWIKSKLLQIKNKTGDCAIINEGINHIRKHGSEMNFLISLYSAQSYTSLLNGKLLDAQRHITEADSIYNEYETVPIITSDYFITKLIIAQQLMEHYNIVGDIDSFRKEKQMASRFLKIMIRHARKNALCRTRAYRVIGTHFWLLCKKKKSIRWWKKTIYEGERLGARPELSRTYFEVGKRLLEKPLTEKHARLQPKARVLAKKIIGLTPEECLERARTMFQEMDLQWDLEQLETLLNNIKMQNH, encoded by the coding sequence GTGGCCTGCGTCAGGGGATTATGCCGGGGGTCAGAGCAAAATAATGACTCCGGACCGATAACTATCGGTGAAAATGACCTGGAATCGGGGTCAGAGCAATCGGAAAGCCAGGCACCGATAACTATCGGCGAGAAAAAAACAACCCTCGAACCGATAACTATCGGTCCCGAAGCCCTAAAACCGGGGTCAGAGCAAGCATTAGAATCGTCACCGATAACTATCGAGCATAAAACAGACCCTTCCCGACCGATAACTATCGGCCCCACCCCCCCAGTACCGGGGTCAGAGCAGCCTAAAAAGCAGTCCGCCGAGTCCGAGCGCCGCCTGGCCACGGTGATGTTCGCCGATATCTCCGGATTCACCGCCATGAGCGAAAAGATGGACCCGGAGCAGGTGACCGGGATCATGAACGGCGTCTTCCGGGAGATGGAAGATGTCATCAAGGCCCATGGCGGCACCATTGACAAGTTCATCGGCGACTGCGTGATGGTCCTCTTCGGTGTTCCCAGGGCCCTTGAAAACGCCCCCCTCATGGCGGTAAATACAGCCATCGAAATGAGGAACACTCTGTATCGCTTTAATAAAGTAAACAACCTGGCCATACCTCTCGACATCCATATCGGCATGAACACCGGCCCGGTCATTGCCGGCCAGGTCGGGGGCAAAGACCGCACTGATTTCACCGTCATGGGAGATACGGTGAATCTCGCTTCTCGCATAGAGGGAGCGTCCGAGAAAGGTCAGATACTGATGGGTCCGGAGACCTACCGTGCAACCCGGGATGACTTTGAATACAGGGCTCTGCCCCCTGTTTCGCTCAAGGGGAAATCCGAACCGGTGCCGACCTTTGAATTGTTATCGGTCATGGAAAAAACGCGCCACACAAGAGGGGGTCAGAGACCTGCACAAACCCGGGGGTCAGAGCAAAAATCGAAAACCGGTCCCGACCGGATGATCTACTCCGAGCTGGTGGGCCGCGACGAGGAGATGAACGACCTCCGCTTCCAGGTAATGAAGCTCATCAAGGGCGAAGGCGGCATCGTCACCATCGTAGGCGAGGCAGGCATCGGCAAGTCGCGACTGATGGCGGAGCTCAAAGCCGATCCGGCCATGAAGCAGGTGACACTGCTGGAAGGACGTGCTGTTTCCATGGGTCGCAGCCTTTCCTTCCACCCCATCATCGACCTTCTGAAAAGCTGGGCCGGAATAGCCGAGGACGATGGCGAGACAGTTCAATTCACGAAGCTTGAAAAAGCCATACGATCAATCCACCCCGACGAGGCGGAGGAGATCATTCCTTTTGCCGGAACCCTCATGGGCATGAAGCTCTCGGGGAAACACGCGGAGCGGGTGAAGGGGATCGAGGGCGAAGCCATGGAGAAACTCATTTTCAAGAATATACGGGAGCTTCTCATCAAGGGTTCAACATTAAGGCCAATGGTTGTATACATTGAGGATTTCCACTGGGCCGATACCAGTTCCATTGAGCTCCTTAGCGCCCTTTTTAAGCTTGTCGATAACTATCGCATCCTCTATATCCTCGTATTCCGGCCCAACTACGTAGATACCAGCGACCGTATCCTCACAACTCTCGCGTCCGATTTCCCTGACCGGTACATGCCAATCGTTATCGAGCCCCTTACGGAGCTGGAAACCCGCGCACTCATAGGCAACTTGATGAACATCAGGGGGCTTCCGCGCCAGATTGAGGAGCAGATCAAGGAACGTGCCGGAGGGAATCCATTCTTTGTCGAGGAGGTGGTGCGCTCCTTCATCGACGAGGGAGCGGTGATCAGGAAAGGTGACACCTTCGAGGTGACGGCGAGAATCCACAACGTCACGGTGCCCCTCACTATTAACGAGGTATTAATGGGACGCATCGACCGGCTCGACGAGGAGACGAAAATCCTGGTTAAGACAGCGTCGGTCATCGGCCGTAACTTTTTCCACAAGATAATTACCGAAGTTGCTCAAAACGTGTCTGATATCGACCGGAGGCTTTCCTATCTTGAGGATATTCAGCTCATCCGTAAACGGAAACGCCTGGACGAGATAGAGTATCTCTTCAAGCACGCCCTGGCCCAAGAGGCGGCTTACGAATCAATACTGATACAGAAGCGAAAGGAACTGCACCTGTATGTTGCGCATGCAATAGAGAGCGTGTTCACGGAGCGACTCCATGAGTTTTACGGTATGCTGGCTTACCATTATAGCAATGGCGACAACCCGGACAAGGCCGAAGAATACATGCTCAAAGCCGGCGAAGAGGCGATGAAGGCGTCAGCAAGCAGTGAGGCATTGGGCTACTATTCAAGGGCGCTTGAACTCTATCGAAATAAATATAAAAACAAATCCGATCCTGAAAAAATCGCAATGATAGAAAAGAATATTGCCCTTGCATATTTCTACCGATCAGACTGGAATGAGTCACTTAAATATTTTCGTCCCGCCCTTGAATTTTACTGGGGGAAATTTCCTCGCAGTCGCTTTGGCTCCGCCACGAAAACAGTTAACTGTATTGCCCATCACCTAATTAGTCTTTACATGCCTTTGGTCAAATGGAAACGCGTTCCTTCGGAACACGATGTTGACAACATTCGTCTTTTCCATAAAATGCTCTATGCGGTTATGCTAACACAGCCCTGGCAATTCTTTATTAATACATATTATTTCTGGAAATACTTCTCCCAATTTAATTTCAGGCTATTTGAATTTGGTGTTGGGATTCTTGCTACGAATAGTGTGCTTTTTTCTTATACGGGGATTTCATTTTCAGTAAGCAAAATGAGTCTTAAGCTCGCCGAAAAAAATATTAATCCTGACAATACCATCAGTATTTTATATTATACATTGAGTTCAACCATTTTTAATGTATTATCGGGAAATTGGATAGATTTACCTGCCACTGATGATTTGGTTAAAAATGGAAATGATATCGGTGAATATATCAATACTGCAAGCTTGTTATTTTTTGAATCATTGTTAAATGCTGAACGTGGTAATTTTAGTTGTTGTGATTCAAAAATAACAAAATTAGAAGAAATATATCTTCAATATTCTTTAAATTCCGCAAAAGATGATCTGTTCTGGATCAAATCAAAATTACTACAAATAAAGAATAAAACAGGTGATTGTGCGATCATTAATGAAGGAATAAATCATATTCGAAAACATGGATCCGAAATGAATTTTCTTATATCACTTTATTCAGCACAATCATATACATCTTTATTGAATGGGAAATTGCTCGACGCACAACGCCATATTACAGAAGCAGATTCAATTTATAATGAATATGAAACGGTTCCAATTATAACATCTGATTATTTCATTACTAAACTCATTATTGCACAGCAATTAATGGAGCATTATAATATTGTTGGTGATATTGATAGCTTTCGCAAGGAGAAACAGATGGCATCGAGATTTCTGAAAATAATGATCCGGCATGCACGCAAAAATGCTTTATGCAGAACGAGGGCTTATAGAGTTATTGGAACTCATTTCTGGCTGCTATGCAAAAAGAAGAAATCCATTCGCTGGTGGAAGAAAACTATTTACGAAGGCGAACGCCTCGGCGCCCGTCCCGAACTCTCCCGCACCTACTTCGAGGTCGGCAAGCGCCTCCTTGAAAAGCCCCTCACGGAAAAACACGCCCGCCTCCAGCCGAAGGCCCGCGTTCTGGCAAAAAAAATCATCGGCCTCACCCCGGAGGAATGCCTCGAAAGGGCCAGGACCATGTTCCAAGAAATGGACCTCCAGTGGGACCTGGAACAACTGGAGACATTGCTTAACAATATAAAAATGCAAAACCATTAA
- the gltS gene encoding sodium/glutamate symporter has translation MFILDMIQTVAFAGLVVFAGYGIRKIVPVLARYNLPAPVLGGLVIALVNLAARGFGGSPFTFDTSLQAPLMTAFFTSIGLGSSLKLLRTGGVKIVTFLIIAIFFTILQNAIGIAVAVPLGQHPLFGVFNSSVTLVGGPATGLAFAPLFEKAGVPGASSLAVASAMTGIICGGLIGAPIGTWLIERYRLRHGADSPIPGRVPASTEIVEEQIAEADGESPSGEDPSAYALLKNLVAILAAMWIGYWISRGFTALGMTLPAYIGAMFAGAIIRNLADFTGVISLSQKSIDDIGTVALTLFIAMAMMTLKLWELADVALPMLAVVAAQVIVVGAACFWPLFRLFGKDYDGAVTCAGFCGFMLGTTANAMASMESLAERYGPAKRAFLVVPIVGAFFIDFANAIIITVFLNFFS, from the coding sequence ATGTTCATTCTCGACATGATTCAGACCGTCGCCTTTGCCGGCCTGGTGGTATTCGCCGGGTACGGTATCAGGAAGATCGTCCCGGTACTGGCGCGGTACAACCTGCCGGCGCCGGTCCTGGGCGGGCTCGTCATCGCCCTGGTCAACCTGGCTGCGCGGGGCTTCGGCGGCAGCCCCTTCACCTTTGACACGTCCCTGCAGGCGCCCCTGATGACGGCCTTTTTCACCTCCATCGGCCTCGGGAGCAGCCTGAAACTCCTGCGTACCGGGGGAGTGAAAATCGTCACCTTCCTTATCATCGCCATATTCTTCACAATACTGCAGAACGCCATTGGCATCGCCGTGGCTGTGCCCCTGGGACAGCACCCCCTCTTCGGCGTGTTCAACTCCTCGGTGACCCTGGTGGGAGGGCCCGCCACGGGACTCGCCTTCGCCCCCCTCTTTGAGAAGGCCGGCGTTCCCGGCGCGTCGTCCCTGGCGGTGGCCTCGGCCATGACCGGCATCATCTGCGGCGGCCTCATCGGCGCCCCCATCGGCACCTGGCTCATCGAGCGGTACCGCCTGCGCCACGGCGCCGACAGCCCCATTCCCGGCCGCGTGCCGGCTTCGACCGAGATCGTGGAAGAGCAGATTGCCGAGGCTGATGGGGAGTCGCCGTCCGGGGAGGACCCGTCGGCCTATGCGCTGTTGAAAAACCTGGTGGCCATCCTCGCTGCCATGTGGATTGGGTACTGGATAAGCCGGGGCTTCACCGCCCTGGGGATGACGCTTCCCGCTTATATCGGCGCCATGTTCGCCGGCGCCATCATCCGGAACCTGGCGGACTTCACCGGCGTCATCTCCCTTTCGCAGAAGTCGATCGACGACATCGGCACCGTGGCCCTCACCCTCTTCATAGCCATGGCCATGATGACCCTGAAGCTCTGGGAGCTGGCGGACGTGGCCCTGCCGATGCTGGCGGTCGTGGCGGCGCAGGTCATCGTGGTCGGGGCAGCCTGCTTCTGGCCCCTCTTCAGGCTTTTCGGGAAGGATTACGACGGCGCGGTCACCTGCGCAGGCTTCTGCGGCTTCATGCTGGGGACCACGGCCAACGCCATGGCGAGCATGGAGTCCTTGGCCGAGCGGTACGGACCGGCGAAACGCGCCTTCCTGGTGGTCCCCATCGTGGGGGCCTTCTTCATCGACTTCGCCAACGCTATTATCATCACGGTGTTTCTGAATTTCTTTTCGTGA
- a CDS encoding VOC family protein gives MKWNHVGIKTADLGRSIRFYCDVLGFRKLEEIEVLGKMYHFVGNDTVNIEIEPCKPADTQADMREHSGLYHLCFTVDDIEKTAADLKDKGVEFMLPVSQFRPDRKIAFIRDPDGIIIQLIQYL, from the coding sequence ATGAAGTGGAACCATGTGGGAATTAAGACCGCGGATCTTGGTCGATCCATCCGTTTTTACTGCGATGTTCTGGGATTCCGCAAGCTGGAAGAGATTGAAGTGCTCGGGAAGATGTATCATTTTGTCGGCAACGACACGGTGAACATCGAGATTGAGCCATGCAAGCCGGCGGACACACAGGCGGACATGAGGGAGCATTCAGGCCTTTACCACCTCTGCTTCACGGTGGATGATATAGAAAAAACCGCCGCTGACTTGAAGGATAAAGGCGTTGAATTCATGCTGCCCGTATCGCAGTTCAGGCCGGACCGGAAGATCGCCTTCATCCGCGACCCGGACGGCATAATCATACAGCTGATACAATACCTGTGA
- a CDS encoding aminotransferase class III-fold pyridoxal phosphate-dependent enzyme, which translates to MKLYEFTKSYELFEEAQKYVPGGIYGPRTPRFLTFGSYPAFLKHGDGCRVWDVDGNEYIDYMCSFGTNLLGLKNPKVEAAVQEQMKNADCFTLPSDLWVPLAKKMTGTIHNGDWCVFGKNGSDVTSYCMTVARVATGKWGVILAKGSYHGSHFWCQPHGAGVPEEWKAHIHYIEYNNPASLKSVVEANRGKIAAIMLTPHRHDAFVDQELPTKEFVDTVNSLAKSEGFKVIIDDVRCGFRLHLAGSAKWYGYDADLQCFGKAMANGYPIAVGMGKKELMEAATKVYFTGTHFFSGVPFAAALAAIEENRASGAIEKIDAMGKKLIKGLADAAAAEGMKVVLSGPPAMPYMNFDNDASHEKNRYFCGEASRRGIFFHPHHNWFVCAAITDDDIRKTLEVSAECFKLTKVKFGG; encoded by the coding sequence ATGAAGCTCTATGAATTCACAAAATCCTATGAACTCTTTGAGGAGGCCCAGAAATACGTTCCCGGCGGGATCTACGGTCCGCGGACGCCGCGGTTCCTCACCTTCGGGTCCTACCCGGCCTTCCTGAAGCACGGCGATGGCTGCCGGGTGTGGGACGTGGACGGCAACGAGTATATAGACTACATGTGCTCCTTCGGCACGAACCTCCTGGGCCTGAAAAATCCAAAGGTCGAGGCCGCCGTCCAGGAGCAGATGAAGAACGCCGACTGCTTCACCCTGCCCAGCGACCTCTGGGTGCCCCTGGCGAAAAAGATGACCGGGACGATCCACAACGGCGACTGGTGCGTATTCGGGAAGAACGGCTCAGACGTCACGTCGTACTGCATGACCGTGGCGCGCGTCGCCACCGGGAAATGGGGCGTGATCCTGGCGAAGGGCTCTTACCACGGGTCCCACTTCTGGTGCCAGCCCCACGGCGCCGGCGTGCCAGAGGAATGGAAAGCCCACATTCATTACATTGAATATAACAATCCGGCTTCATTGAAGAGCGTGGTCGAGGCGAACAGAGGGAAGATCGCGGCAATCATGCTGACCCCCCACCGCCACGACGCCTTCGTCGACCAGGAGCTCCCCACTAAGGAGTTCGTCGATACGGTCAATTCCCTGGCGAAGAGCGAGGGCTTCAAGGTCATCATCGACGACGTGCGATGCGGCTTCAGGCTGCACCTGGCCGGGAGCGCCAAGTGGTACGGCTACGACGCCGACCTCCAGTGCTTCGGCAAGGCCATGGCGAACGGCTATCCCATAGCCGTGGGCATGGGGAAAAAGGAGCTCATGGAGGCGGCCACGAAGGTCTACTTCACCGGCACCCACTTTTTCTCCGGCGTTCCCTTTGCCGCGGCCCTGGCCGCCATAGAGGAGAACAGGGCCAGCGGCGCCATTGAGAAGATCGACGCCATGGGCAAGAAGCTCATTAAGGGCCTGGCCGACGCTGCCGCAGCCGAGGGGATGAAGGTGGTCCTTTCGGGCCCGCCTGCGATGCCCTACATGAACTTCGACAACGACGCCAGCCACGAAAAGAACCGGTATTTCTGCGGCGAGGCGTCCCGGCGGGGGATCTTCTTCCACCCGCACCACAACTGGTTCGTGTGCGCAGCCATCACCGACGACGATATCAGGAAAACCCTAGAAGTATCCGCGGAATGCTTCAAGCTGACGAAAGTGAAGTTCGGGGGCTGA